The following proteins come from a genomic window of Pseudomonas syringae:
- the rplN gene encoding 50S ribosomal protein L14 encodes MIQTQSMLDVADNSGARRVMCIKVLGGSHRRYAGIGDIIKVTVKEAIPRGKVKKGQVMTAVVVRTRHGVRRADGSIIRFDGNAAVLLNNKQEPIGTRIFGPVTRELRTEKFMKIVSLAPEVL; translated from the coding sequence ATGATTCAGACTCAATCCATGCTCGATGTGGCCGATAACAGCGGCGCTCGCCGCGTTATGTGCATCAAGGTGCTGGGTGGCTCCCATCGTCGTTACGCTGGTATTGGTGACATCATCAAAGTGACCGTCAAGGAAGCAATTCCGCGCGGCAAGGTGAAAAAAGGCCAAGTGATGACTGCAGTTGTAGTCCGCACTCGCCACGGTGTTCGTCGTGCAGACGGCTCCATCATCCGCTTTGACGGCAACGCTGCTGTTCTGTTGAACAACAAGCAAGAGCCGATCGGTACCCGTATCTTTGGGCCAGTGACCCGTGAACTTCGTACTGAGAAGTTCATGAAGATCGTCTCGCTCGCCCCTGAAGTGCTTTAA
- the rpsC gene encoding 30S ribosomal protein S3 — MGQKVHPIGIRLGIVKEHTSVWYADGRTYADYLFADLKVREYLQDKLKSASVSRIDIHRPAQTARITIHTARPGIVIGKKGEDVEKLRQDLTKQMGVPVHINIEEIRKPELDGMLVAQSVAQQLERRVMFRRAMKRAVQNAMRIGAKGIKIQVSGRLGGAEIARTEWYREGRVPLHTLRADIDYANYEAHTTYGVIGVKVWIFKGEVIGGRQEELKPQAPAPRKKAAK; from the coding sequence ATGGGTCAGAAAGTACATCCCATTGGCATTCGCCTGGGAATCGTCAAGGAGCACACCTCCGTCTGGTACGCAGACGGTCGGACTTATGCGGACTATTTGTTCGCTGATCTGAAAGTGCGTGAGTACCTCCAAGACAAATTAAAAAGCGCGTCCGTCAGCCGTATCGATATCCATCGTCCGGCTCAGACAGCACGTATCACCATCCACACTGCTCGTCCTGGTATCGTTATCGGGAAGAAAGGTGAAGATGTTGAGAAACTGCGTCAGGACCTGACCAAGCAAATGGGTGTGCCTGTGCACATCAATATCGAAGAGATCCGCAAGCCGGAGCTTGACGGTATGCTGGTTGCGCAGAGCGTAGCTCAGCAGCTGGAGCGTCGCGTAATGTTCCGTCGCGCTATGAAGCGCGCTGTTCAGAACGCCATGCGCATTGGTGCCAAAGGCATCAAAATCCAAGTGAGCGGTCGTCTCGGCGGTGCTGAAATCGCACGTACTGAATGGTATCGCGAAGGTCGTGTGCCACTGCACACCCTGCGTGCCGACATCGACTATGCCAACTACGAAGCTCACACCACTTACGGTGTGATCGGTGTAAAGGTTTGGATCTTCAAAGGCGAAGTAATTGGTGGTCGCCAAGAAGAACTGAAACCACAAGCACCAGCGCCTCGTAAAAAAGCTGCTAAGTAA
- the rplX gene encoding 50S ribosomal protein L24 gives MQKIRRDDEIIVIAGKDKGKRGKVLKVLADDRLVVGGINLVKRHTKPNPMSGVQGGIVEKEAPLHASNVAIFNGATNKADRVGFKVEDGKKIRVFKSTQKAVDA, from the coding sequence ATGCAAAAGATTCGTCGTGACGACGAGATCATCGTGATCGCCGGCAAAGACAAAGGTAAGCGCGGTAAGGTGCTCAAGGTTCTCGCTGACGACCGTCTGGTCGTTGGTGGGATCAACCTGGTGAAGCGTCATACCAAGCCAAACCCGATGTCGGGCGTACAGGGCGGTATCGTCGAGAAAGAAGCGCCACTGCACGCTTCCAACGTCGCCATTTTCAACGGCGCAACCAACAAGGCTGACCGCGTTGGTTTCAAAGTTGAAGACGGCAAGAAAATTCGTGTCTTCAAGTCGACCCAAAAAGCGGTTGATGCTTGA
- the rpmC gene encoding 50S ribosomal protein L29, giving the protein MKANELREKSAQQLNEQLLGLLRDQFNLRMQKATGQLGQSHLLSQVKRDIARVKTVLNQQAGK; this is encoded by the coding sequence ATGAAAGCGAATGAACTTCGTGAAAAATCAGCACAGCAGCTGAACGAGCAACTGCTCGGCCTGCTGCGCGACCAGTTCAATCTGCGTATGCAGAAAGCAACTGGCCAGTTGGGGCAGTCTCATCTGCTCTCGCAAGTTAAGCGTGACATCGCTCGCGTGAAAACTGTGCTCAACCAGCAGGCAGGTAAGTAA
- the rpsQ gene encoding 30S ribosomal protein S17 yields MAEAEKTVRTLTGRVVSDKMDKTITVLIERRVKHPIYGKYVKRSTKLHAHDETNQCHIGDKVTIRETRPVAKTKSWALVDILERAVEV; encoded by the coding sequence ATGGCTGAAGCCGAAAAAACTGTCCGTACGCTGACTGGCCGTGTTGTCAGCGACAAGATGGACAAGACCATCACCGTTCTGATCGAGCGTCGCGTAAAGCACCCGATCTACGGTAAATACGTTAAGCGTTCGACTAAGCTGCACGCGCACGACGAAACCAATCAATGCCACATCGGCGACAAGGTCACGATTCGTGAAACTCGTCCGGTAGCCAAGACTAAATCTTGGGCGTTGGTTGATATCCTCGAACGCGCTGTGGAAGTCTAA
- the rplP gene encoding 50S ribosomal protein L16, which produces MLQPKRTKFRKQMTGHNRGLALRGSKVSFGEFALKSVARGRLTARQIESARRALTRHVKRGGKIWIRVFPDKPVTKKPLEVRMGKGKGNVEYWVAQIQPGKVLYEIEGVTEELAREAFALAAAKLPLATSFVKRTVM; this is translated from the coding sequence ATGTTGCAACCAAAGCGTACGAAGTTCCGCAAGCAGATGACCGGCCACAACCGTGGTCTGGCACTGCGCGGTAGCAAAGTCAGCTTCGGCGAGTTCGCGCTGAAGTCTGTAGCTCGTGGTCGTCTCACCGCTCGTCAGATCGAGTCAGCGCGTCGTGCTCTGACCCGTCACGTTAAACGTGGCGGCAAGATCTGGATCCGTGTATTCCCGGACAAGCCTGTCACCAAGAAGCCACTCGAAGTTCGGATGGGTAAAGGTAAGGGTAACGTGGAGTACTGGGTTGCCCAGATTCAGCCAGGCAAAGTCCTGTATGAAATCGAGGGTGTTACTGAAGAGCTGGCGCGTGAGGCTTTCGCCCTGGCTGCTGCAAAGCTGCCGCTCGCCACCTCCTTTGTTAAGCGGACGGTGATGTGA